In one window of Nicotiana tabacum cultivar K326 chromosome 12, ASM71507v2, whole genome shotgun sequence DNA:
- the LOC142167298 gene encoding uncharacterized protein LOC142167298, with the protein MNLHAPMLASEDQYITWYVDNGIGTNGGYISTVHAKITTTERRELWDSLTSLNAQVDGPWFYKGDFIIILEPGEKRGGIPNRAYKSFDFVTCMNDCGVKDAGFVGSNFTWCNNRRPRRRLSTWSKEEIGEINQKVEEWEAIVQGLEDQDLNVNKEESRAELNKVQAESVKWMTLREALLKEKSQITWGRWILGDEKICKATVKYFEKLFNQPTLVVDRNLIDCIPNCKTKDDNVYLSQHPDEEEIKEAVFDMIVTSSAGLDGFNGMLYQKCWDIIKGS; encoded by the exons ATGAATCTACATGCTCCTATGCTAGCTAGCGAGGATCAATATATTACATGGTACGTTGATAATGGTATTGGAACAAATGGTGGGTACATATCTACTGTCCATGCCAAGATCACAACAACTGAAAGAAGGGAGCTTTGGGATAGTTTGACAAGTTTGAATGCTCAGGTAGATGGACCATGGTTTTATAAGGGGGATTTTATTATCATATTGGAACCAGGAGAGAAAAGGGGAGGCATACCAAATAGAGCATACAAAAGTTTTGATTTTGTTACTTGTATGAACGATTGTGGGGTTAAAGATGCTGGATTTGTGGGTTCTAATTTCACATGGTGTAATAACAGAAGGCCTA gAAGAAGACTGAGCACATGGTCAAAGGAAGAAATAGGGGAGATAAATCAAAAAGTGGAAGAATGGGAAGCTATTGTACAAGGACTGGAGGATCAGGATTTAAATGTTAACAAAGAGGAATCCAGGGCAGAACTTAACAAAGTCCAGGCAGAGTCTGTTAAATGGATGACACTACGGGAGGCTCTACTAAAGgaaaaatctcaaatcacatg GGGAAGATGGATACTGGGGGATGAGAAAATATGCAAAGCAACAGTGAAATACTTTGAGAAGCTTTTTAACCAACCAACTCTAGTGGTAGATAGAAATCTGATAGATTGTATTCCCAATTGTAAAACAAAAGATGATAATGTTTACCTGTCGCAACATCCAGATgaagaagaaatcaaagaagCAGTTTTCGACATGATTGTAACTAGTTCTGCAGGTCTGGATGGCTTCAATGGAATGTTATATCAAAAATGCTGGGATATCATCAAGGGTAGTTAA